DNA sequence from the Cohnella herbarum genome:
AGGCTTGCCCTCGGTCATATATTTAAGCATGCCGATTACGCCCGGTACGATCGATTGGATCGGCAATGGCTCTTGTTGCAGGACGATGCGGTGCTCTTGGAGACGAGCGACATCGAGAAGATCGCCGAGCATATGGGACATGCGGCTACTGATCGAGATCAGTAGCCCCATTTCCTTAAGGCTGCTCTCGCCGAGCTGCCCTCTCTCTTTGGTGACGACGGTCTGGGCGATGTTCATAATGCCGTGCAGAGGCGTCCTCAGTTCGTGCGACGTATTGGCGAGAAATTGATCCTTCAGTTTGTTCGCCCTCTGCAACTGCTCGTTGAGATCGGCGTTTTCCTTGGCATTGCGGTAGTATTTCTTGAACCAGTATGCGCTGATTCCGATAAGGGCCGCAAGAATATCGAAAGGATAGTACACGGTAGTTATGTCGAAGCTTGACTCTACGATACTCCATGACAGGTTGGAGAAGATGCCTGCGGCGGACAACAGCAGGAAGGCGATGTCCTTGTCGGCTTGTTGCTTGAAGATCATCGTTCCAACGGTGTACATAAACCAAACGAAAGGGATTAAATAGAGGAACATAAATCCTCCGAAATCGATCATTCCGTTTAACCACGTTGCGGGCGCGACAAGGATCAGTCCCGTTAAAGCAACGAGCGTCGCGGAATAAGTTCGCAACCACACGTTATTCGGGGGAGCCGATGCGAACCTCCGGAAAACAAGCAGTATAAATAGGTTCTGCCACAGAAGAGAGATCAGTCTGATCTTGATCGCCCATGTATAATTGATCGGCAGCCATAGCAGCAGCAAGTTATCGTGACCGCATATAATCGCAATGCCGACCGAGAGCGTTAATAGCGCCGTGGTGAATAAAGCCCGCTCGCGGCGATTGAATACGTAAAGGATGAACGCGTACAACCCGTGAAGCAGGAGCAGCACGAACGTAACCAACTGGAATCCGATGGAATACCAACGTACATCATCGATCGAGGCTTGAGAGCCGAAGCGAATGCCGCGCGTGATCCCGCCGTTAAAGGGCTCGTCGAAGTTGGCTACGCGAATGTAGACATCGACTTCCGTAGTCCCGGCTATCGTATAGGAAGCCGTGTAAGAGAAGTTCTTCGGAATATATTCTTCGGCATGTACGGCAGGTTTGCCGGTAACTCCCGAGACGATTCCGTTGATTTCTACTTCGGATGAAGCTTGAATCCCTTGTAGCCAGATGGCGACAGGTTGTATAAGCGGATCGGTAAGAATTCGTAATCGGTATGTTCCGTACCCGTACGAGGAGCCGGATTCCGGATTGAGCAGGCTGCCCCAGTCACCGGGAGTTTGAATCTTAATGGGGGGCGTCTCATCCGACGGAATACCCTGTTTAGTTATGAATTGATTAGGATAGAAATGCCACTCGCCATTCAAGAAGAACGAAGGGGAGTTCTCCAAATCGATTCCGCGCATGTCGAGCACCCCATCGACGGCACTTGGCTGTTCCGATGTATAGAAAAGCTCGGACCAAGCCCACCGCAGGGAGAATAGAACGCTAAGGAATAAGATTAATAAGACGATATATTTGGGGGTCGTGTTATTTAGCATTCGCATCATCATAATACGAAGAAATTCGACACGGAGAACGCATATTCCTTTATATAAACCGAATCAATAGGATTTCCATTGACAACTAGGCAGCGAGAATTTATATTTATTCATGAATGAAAATGAGAATCATTATCGACAGTGGATGATCATACATCCACGTATAAGGAGACGCGAGTATGAACAAAAAGCTGTCCGCCCCTATTTTTCTTTTGTTGCTGATGATCATAGTTACCGCTTGCGGGAGCAATTCAGGAAACAATGCAGGGAACAATTCAGGGAACAACGCATCGCCCGCACCAAGCTCGGGAGCAACGACGACTGCAGATGGAGAATCCGGGACGATTACTTACCAATCCGAGACCGGCCCCGTCGAGGTTCCGGCTAATCCGCAGCGGATCGTGGCCTTGTCGAATGCGCCGAATGTACTCTCGTTAGACGGGACGCTGGTCGGGGTAGATCAGTGGACGAATATGAACCCTCTGTTTGCCGAGAAGCTAGCTGGCGTCGAAATCGTATCCGAAGATGATTTGGAGAAAATCATCGAGCAGAAGCCGGATTTGATCATCGGCGGAACAGAGATGAAGAATATCGAAAAGCTAAAACAAATTGCGCCTACCGTAGTGTTTACTTGGGGCAAGCTGGACTATCTTGCGCAGCAATTGGAGATCGGCAAGCTTCTGAACAAAGAAGAGGAAGCACAGGCTTGGATAGATGATTTTAAGCAAC
Encoded proteins:
- a CDS encoding hybrid sensor histidine kinase/response regulator, producing the protein MRMLNNTTPKYIVLLILFLSVLFSLRWAWSELFYTSEQPSAVDGVLDMRGIDLENSPSFFLNGEWHFYPNQFITKQGIPSDETPPIKIQTPGDWGSLLNPESGSSYGYGTYRLRILTDPLIQPVAIWLQGIQASSEVEINGIVSGVTGKPAVHAEEYIPKNFSYTASYTIAGTTEVDVYIRVANFDEPFNGGITRGIRFGSQASIDDVRWYSIGFQLVTFVLLLLHGLYAFILYVFNRRERALFTTALLTLSVGIAIICGHDNLLLLWLPINYTWAIKIRLISLLWQNLFILLVFRRFASAPPNNVWLRTYSATLVALTGLILVAPATWLNGMIDFGGFMFLYLIPFVWFMYTVGTMIFKQQADKDIAFLLLSAAGIFSNLSWSIVESSFDITTVYYPFDILAALIGISAYWFKKYYRNAKENADLNEQLQRANKLKDQFLANTSHELRTPLHGIMNIAQTVVTKERGQLGESSLKEMGLLISISSRMSHMLGDLLDVARLQEHRIVLQQEPLPIQSIVPGVIGMLKYMTEGKPIVLQMNIPESTPMVMADEKRLVQVLYNLLHNALKYTEAGTISFSAVKRIGHVLISVSDTGVGMNKETQARVFLPYEQGSYGISDGRGIGLGLSISKQLVELHGGTLTVRSEPGKGSVFSFDLPIADSSNQQQILRLSQPYGVSEETEIQLGGLILPDAAIGETAASALTMPPLLTERKMNILAVDDDPVNLNVLVGILSTEPYTIATAHSAHEVLELLDRNQWDLLIADVMMPQMSGYELTERIRERYSVSELPILLLTARSQPADIYTGFSAGANDYVTKPVDALELKYRIRALTTLKQSINERLRMEAAYLQAQIHPHFLFNTLNSIMALSDIDSGKMRKLGDAFASFLRISFDFLNTGELVELSHELALVEAYLHIEQERFEDRLSVVWEVESDIRLYIPPLSLQPLVENAVKHGLLSRNKGGTLQIRITRQDDSTLIEVTDDGKGMDRDQVAQLLNPTLKGKGGIGLSNTNRRLMQLYGHGLSIRSQPNEGTTVSFVIPN
- a CDS encoding iron-hydroxamate ABC transporter substrate-binding protein: MNKKLSAPIFLLLLMIIVTACGSNSGNNAGNNSGNNASPAPSSGATTTADGESGTITYQSETGPVEVPANPQRIVALSNAPNVLSLDGTLVGVDQWTNMNPLFAEKLAGVEIVSEDDLEKIIEQKPDLIIGGTEMKNIEKLKQIAPTVVFTWGKLDYLAQQLEIGKLLNKEEEAQAWIDDFKQRAEAIGKEVKAKIGENATVSVFETDAKTFYVFGNNWARGTEILYQAMGLSMPEKVKKDAQGPGYYTLSQEVLPEYAGDYIVLSKSSKNDNSFMKTETWNNIPAVKNKQVIEIDTESSTYSDPTTLEYLLNIYKQGFLGND